A segment of the Gossypium hirsutum isolate 1008001.06 chromosome D10, Gossypium_hirsutum_v2.1, whole genome shotgun sequence genome:
GTCTTAAATTTTAatgcatttaaatcaaaattGACTAAATCCATTAAGATTAATGCAAACTattttagttttacttattttcataattatgtATATATGATTAATATTCCAAGAATCTGACTTTCATATTTGATATTCAGGTAATGTAAATAATTCATGTAGAGTggagtaaattaaaaatatatgaaaccTGTTAATGGCTTAAAGATCGAGGGATGTTTACCCCATACAACCGATCCGAGTTTGAGTTTCCCGGAGAAGCTGTTGTAAGGCTTGATTTAATGGCAAAGTGGCgtaaaataaatagatataaaGTTGGTTTGTTGGTGTTGGAAACAAAGAACAAGCAAGCTCAGCTTGTGTCTTGAGCAGCAAGGCTCGATACTTGCCGAGGAAACAATTGAgtttgaaaacaaaagaaagaagaaaagcaaagaaaataGAGAGTATTTTTGATGAACTAAACTGATTTCATTCATAGGTTGaacaatggcataatgccaatacataaaccaagcaatTTGCTTGTCAAAATCTGCATAATGATACCTAATcatcacctactaccactaatacattgAAACTTGAAAAACTAAGCTTGCACACTTAAACAAAGCTGACTTAACAGCTCAATTGTCATCAAAATTACATCAAtcataaacctaacatagttctAAATGAACTAAAGTACATTACATTAACTTAAGATTACAAGATGAACAAAATAGGAATAGTTCAGCTCGTTCCAGCAGCTCCTGCATGGCTTGGTCTTCATGGCCTGCTTGCTGTCTGCTTtgttgctgcatgctgaccaaCATTCAACATGGTTAAAGGGGTATGGGATGAATGAGCACTTTGGCGATGACATCTTTCATAGATAGTTCAGGCCTTGTGAATCCATCATCTTTCATGTAAGCAACCAAAACTAAACGTGCAAAGTTAAAAGGTCGCAGCGCAACTTTGTTTGAGACAGGCATTGGTTTAAGACAACCTTCGTTCATGTCTTTCCAAGCAACCTCAATCATTTCTATTGGAACCTACCCATTGTTTgcaaagtcaaaaagggtgggcaccgaaagtagaaagtaaaattgattggcaagttgggttaaaagttggcatgggataattgcaattttggtccctaattgtatagggacattgcaagttgatccttgagcctcaactataaataggcctaaccatttcttactttcttcatcccataattgccattctctacttaaggcattattctctctctctatttgtaaatttcacttgtaatttttggagtgaaatatatttggtagtgcccgaggacgtaggcaaaatttgctgaacctcgttaaaattctggtgttctttattatttgttttgcatattttgtgaatgtgattgtagtgatttattgtgctattaaattacgatagagggatattctagctaggaaagacttggtatttaagtgatcttcgtgatctacctctctttcctgggaattgaacttagtgtgatttttcagtacaataattttactctttcacacgcttctgcgcaacaattggtatcagagccaggttcgtacttggggaatacgaccgtttacggtactatttacgtatacggcactattcacgtatatagtactattcacgtatacagtactattcacgtatacggtactgttcacgtatacagtagttgggattgaggagaaaaatggcagcagcatcgtcatcagcaaggactactgtgacaaatgcaaaatttgaagtagagaaatttgacggtaccaataattttggtatgtggcaatgtgagatcctggatgtcttatgtcagcaagagctagatatagcccttgaagaaaaacctgacaagatggatgacaaggagtgggccaagatcaatagacaggcgtgtggtacaatccgcctatgtttggccaaagagcagaagtactttgtcatgagggagacatcagcaaagaagttatgggatacactggaagaaaagtttctaacgaaaagtcttgaaaataggctttatatgaaaaagaaactttatcgattcacgtatgcacccggtatgtcgatgaatgaccatgtgaactcattcaataagattttagcagacttgctaaatttggatgagaaatttgaagatgaagacaatgcattattgttgttgaattcccttcctgatgaatatgatcatcttaccaccacattgcttcatgggaaggacacgatcacatttgatgcagtctgtagtgcgttgtatagatctgagactcgaaagaaagataaaagagatcacagagatacaaccgcagaagtcttaacagtaagaggtcgttcacacagcagcaaatctggtagaaggggaaagtccaaaaggagacccgccaaagatgaatgtgccttttgccgtgaaaaagggcattggaaaaagaattgtcctaagctacaaaagggcaaggctatttctaatgcatgtgtagcggagcatgatgaggagtcagactttagcttggttggcatggcaatggcatgtcaaacggatgagtggattttggattcaggatgtacttaccatatgtgtcctaataaggactggttttctagtcttaaagagctagaaggtggaattgttcttatgggcaatgatagtgcttataagacaatgggagtgggtacagtctAATTGAAGAATCAcaacggctcaatccaagtcttgacagatgttcgctacgtacctagcctgaagaaaaatctcatctcattaggtgccctagaatctaaagggctcacaatcactttgagagatggattactaaaagtagtagctaggcaactgacggtgatgaaaggcacaagaagaaataacttgtattttttaaatggaagtacagttattggatcaacatcaacagtttctacaaaagatgtagattcagaggctaccagattatggcatatgcgattgggacatgctggtgaaaaagctttgcagacattggtgaagcaagACTTATTGAAAGGTCCAAATTCTTGCAAAAtagaattctgtgaacattgtgttctgggcaaacagaagagggtaaaatttggtctagcaattcacaatacgaaaggaattctggactacgttcacagtgatgtgtggggacctaccaaagtagcttctttgggaggtatgcactattttgttactcttgttgatgattattcaagaaaagtatgggtgtatctaatgaaaagaaaaagtgaagttttggatgcatttctgaaatggaagaagatggtggagactcagactggtcgaaaggtcaaacgacttcgatcagataatagtactgagtacaaaaacgatccatttctacaagtatgccaagatgagggcattgtgcgacacttcactgttcgggatacaccacagcaaaatggggtggcagaacgaatgaatcgaactatactggagaaagtttgatgtatgttgtccaatgctggattgggcaaagaattttgggctgaggtagttacatatgcgtgccatctaattaaccgtttgccatcagctgcaataaattgaaaaactcctatggagatgtggactggtaaatctgctactgattatgattctttgcatgtatttggttccactgcatattatcatgtaaaagaatctaagttagacccaagagcaaagaaagcattattcttgggtataactgatggagtaaaaggatatcgtctctggtgtcctgatacaaggaagattgttttcagtagagatgtgacttttgatgaatcaaccatgttgaagtacaaggattcacaaaaggatgacaaaactagtagtactttgcagcaggtggagcttgaaaaggttaacgatgatccagctaatattgaagggacaaatgatgaagaggttcctacccaagaacctctacagcaacaagattcaattgcatatagaaggccaagaagagagattcataagcctgctcgctttgatgatatagtggcctatgcacttccaattacagatgatgatgttccttctacttacacagaagtaataagtaaccctgatggtgtaaagtggaagcaagcaatgaatgaagaaatgcagtctcttcataaaaataagacctgggagttggtgacactacccaagggaaagaaggcaattggatgcaaatgggtatatgcaaagaaggaaggatttcctgataaaaatgaaattcgatacaaggctagattagtagcaaagggttacgctcagaaagaaggaatagactacaatgaagtattttctccagttgtgaagcattcgtctattcggattttgctagccttggttgcgcaatatgatcttgaactagttcagcttgatgtgaagaccgcgtttttacacggtgatttggaagatgaaatctatatgactcagccagatggattcaaggttgctggaaaagaaaattgggtttgcaaactgacaaagtcgctttatggattgaagcaatctccgaggcagtggtacaagcgatttgatcagttcatgaaagggcaaaggtacacaagaagtaaatttgatcattgcgtgtattttcagaagctacaagaaggaactttcatatacttgctcttatatgttgatgatatgctaatagcatctaagagcaaagttgagattgaaagattgaagactcaactcaatctcgagtttgagatgaaagatctaggagaagctaaaaagattctcggcatggaaatatggagagatagagctcatgatagagttagcttgtctcagaagcagtatttgaaaaaggtactacagcagtttggcatgaacgagcagacaaaacctgtaagtaccccgttggcttctcatttcaagctttctgcacaactatctccttcgacgaatacggaacgagaatacatgttgcaagttccgtattctaatgcagtgggtagcttgatgtatgcaatggtgtgtacaagacccgacatttcacaggcagttagtatagtgagcaggtatatgcataatcttggaaaaggacattggcaagctgtgaaatggattctacggtatattcagaagaccgtggatgttggattactgttcaagtaggataatacacttggtaaaggtgttattgggtacgttgattctgactatgccggtgatttggacaagcgaagatcaaccaccggttatgtgtttacacttgctggaggaccaataagttggaagtctacactacagtctacagttgcattgtcaaccacagaagccgagtacatggctgtaacagaggctgtaaaggaggctatttggttacaaggtatggctaaaaccttggggttggttcaggagcatattaacgtgtattgtgatagtcaaagtactattcatttagcaaagaatcaagtctatcatgcacgtacaaaacatatcgacgtacgattccattttgtgcgggaaattattgaagaggggaaaatttgtcttcagaagatcaagactgcagataatcccgcagatatgatgaccaaggtggtaacatcaaccaagttcgaacattgtttgaacttgattaatatcctgcaagtttaacagttgaagaaggcactatcaagtattgttgtcaaaggcagaaagaattgtgtgaagataagattatcctaatcaaatcttcaaggtggagattattggaacccacccattgtttgaaaagtcaaaaagggtgggcaccgaaagtagaaagtaaaattggttggcaagttgggttaaaagttggcatgggataattgcaattttggtccctaattgtatagggacattgcaagttgatccttgaacctcaactataaataggcctaaccatttcttactttcttcatcccataattgccattctctacttaaggcattattctctctctctatttgtaaatttcacttgtaatttttggagtgaaatatatttggtagtgcccgaggacgtaggcaaaatttgctgaacctcgttaaaattctggtgttctttattatttgttttgcatattttgtgaatgtgattgtagtgatttattgtgctattaaattacgatagagggatattctggctaggaaagacttggtatttaagtgatcttcgtgatctacctctctttcctgggaattgaacttagtgtgatttttcagtacaataattttactctttcacacgcttccacGCAACAATTTCCCTGTAAGCTTCGACTGCTTCCTGTCTTGTAATACCATATTGCTTCATGTAACAACTGGTTCCACAAACCAGTCCCCTCTTTTCTTCAGCCTTAATTTCACAATTAACACATTCCTCGTTACATTGTTAGAAGAGtttttagaagaaaaagaaaaggtgagGGATATACCTCATTAGTTGAGATATCATCGTAGAGACGAGCAATTATGTTGAGGGCTTTATGAAGTTTGTTATCAGTATTGATCAGCCATTGATATGCAGTTTCATCTGCTTCTTCCATTCCTATCAAGGCCTGACAGACTGAAAGAATGGCTACACATGTCTTCAATGCAGTTTCTAGATACTCATCAAATGTTGGCATATAACATCCATGCACCCAACGTCGCTCAACAAGATAGGCTAATGCTACTTCCTTCAACTAATCACCACCacatattaattaattaaccggttaattaaaaaattatgttgtggtgcaacttaaattaaaaatatttgggATCTTAAGGACTATTCTAACAGTCGAAACGTGAAATCTCAGTTTAACCAGACATTTTCAATAAGCAGACATCGTTGGTGTGTTCTTATGTCTTGGTTGATGACCATGTATTGCATTAAGGAATGAATGAAGCTTTTATCACAAAACAACCTCTATCAAATGACTCCAACTATGCATAGGCTCATAATTAAAGTGTACGACactaattttaaatcaaattatgtTGAATTATGTATAGACTTTTTTTTCAAAGATTGCATTTTCCAATTATGTTGAATGATTTTCTACCTACAGGTTTGGAGGGATTATGGGATACTACTTGCATGTTGAAGAACTGGTgcaacatactttacctcattTTTAGTGTAAGAAACCGCATAGGATCTCCCTTCCTTTCCCACTTTATCCTCGATTTCGTTGTGAACATTTAAGGTAGTCTCGTAAAGAAGTTTTAAGTAATCTGTTGGAAGTTCATCTATGACACTAATATCAAATCTGAGCACCACCGAATAAATTTAgtcataattcattaaaatattaataagaatttatatatagtagagtaatttttaaaaaattaacctttGCATTGCATCGGTGAAATGTTGGAGTTCTTCATAAGTACCGTAGGCATCGTAAGTATCATCAATGAATGCTAAAGTTGATAGCAGTTTAGCATATATGTTGCGAGCACGTGCATAACATGGTTCAAAATAAAACACGGTCGCTGAGAAAAAGGACTCCACGATTCTATGTCTTGCATATGGAAACCTTGATTCCATATTTTCCTCTTTCCACTCACTGCATGCCCCAAGCAAGCATGGCattaattaagattttattaaCACAGCAAACATATGACATTGCATCTATTTAAAGTATACGTTTACGTGCACTTTAAAtgcattaaatataaattttattgattttaggAAACGAAAAAGTCTTGCCTTGAGTTAAAAAAAGGAGTTCTTATTACCTACAAAGGCTGCTTAGTTCCTGTTGAAGCATCATTTGGATCCGATTGAAATCATACTTAGCAAACTTTAGTAATGTGTCATTCCTTGcttcatcttcatctttttcgtaaaaacatatatattgccTTGCTTCTAGTCTTGGAACCCCTTTTTGGTAGGGACAATTGAGGGCATTTTCGATGTATTGGGCATAGTGTGTACTTGCTTGGCTCACTATGGACTTCAATTGCGTGGTTGTGAAATTGAAAGCTTCATCAAGAATGAATTCACCATTTATTTTGAATTGAGCAGCTTCATATAAAGTTATCATCTCTTTTATATCACTAATTTTGAACTCATAGTTCCTCTTCTTGAACTTATTAAAAATATCTGATTCAATATTCAATACATTGTATTAgcattttcaaataataataataataataataattgtatgAGCTAAAGGAAAATGTTTCTTCTGAACAATGTATCAATGTgagaagttaaatttttttaagggttagaattaaatttataatttttttaaaatattttatattttcacagtaaaaaaaaaagaagaacaaaattgaaaattgggctGCCTCTCACAAGGGTTTAAAATAGTGGTGACAATGatatcataataatatataaattttacaaatatataatgGAAATTTTAGTTGTTTATCATGAAAATCGTAGATTATTTTAATTCTcttgaaattaataaatattca
Coding sequences within it:
- the LOC107930327 gene encoding probable terpene synthase 6, translated to MTVQVQGSGNTNILLCLSKAPSPPFPMLFPLRLHKAKRCCFVAAHSTSSTKATPLSSNHRESGRPLANFPPDIWGDHFLTLSFDISELDRCSTQIEVLKEMVKDMLMASTTDPLHNILLINSLCRLGVSYHFETEVEQQLTRCFDTLSQLIHNNDYNLHETAIMFQVFRSHGYNMSSDIFNKFKKRNYEFKISDIKEMITLYEAAQFKINGEFILDEAFNFTTTQLKSIVSQASTHYAQYIENALNCPYQKGVPRLEARQYICFYEKDEDEARNDTLLKFAKYDFNRIQMMLQQELSSLCSEWKEENMESRFPYARHRIVESFFSATVFYFEPCYARARNIYAKLLSTLAFIDDTYDAYGTYEELQHFTDAMQRFDISVIDELPTDYLKLLYETTLNVHNEIEDKVGKEGRSYAVSYTKNELKEVALAYLVERRWVHGCYMPTFDEYLETALKTCVAILSVCQALIGMEEADETAYQWLINTDNKLHKALNIIARLYDDISTNEAEEKRGLVCGTSCYMKQYGITRQEAVEAYREIVAWKRVKE